The Rhopalosiphum maidis isolate BTI-1 chromosome 4, ASM367621v3, whole genome shotgun sequence region TTggtattgtttgttttatggTGTACATTGAAGttcgtgtgtttttttttttttagataatttacaatatattttttcacatttttcatatttaaaattgagaataatataaataataatagtaatatctaAGAATGAGTTAATAACACTGTAATAAGtggttataacattatacgatgaaaaaatgttttccattacaattgtgtttaaaaagatcgtgaaaataaaataaaaatataaatttaagtaactaACACCTAAATGTGAAAAATACGTTTCGTTCATTAAAGAAACgttgtacctacctaaattaaaatcaactaACCtagtttcttttattttaagtagattATTAAGAatagttatttgatttataatttcactGAGATCCGTAACGAACAgtgttagtataaaatatattttgtttatctatttgaaaaatatttttatactcagCCTAacgatttatctattttaatatctaaaatctaTCATATCtcggaaataaatatatttataataggtaatatgtattacctatataatattctctgTTACTTAggcagataatattatgtagtttttaCCATTATATCTATACTGAAAATTTTGGAGTCAGGATATCTACCAATTCTCAagacataataaaaaagtagataaataaaGTAAGCGTGTTTGGGTGTTGACAAATTTACCTCACTGTTTTcggaatttcaaaaatataccaGTTGCCtttacatagtataaatattacgttataataaaaatctgtaaaataacaaaggtaaatatgtgtattaaatataaatgtgaataataaatttatatataatatataatgtgtaaaaataataaaaaaaaaaatattaataataataattaatagctcACCTGGTGTAAAGTGAGAATtttatcaagtataataataatacaatacaaaatattaataatatatctgattatttacattgttttatcttatacttttttttatcgtgtgcattatattataaaattcaaatatttatttatataatttcaatatcaaaattgttttgcttatataatactattttatttatttttttattttacatattattgttatagacaTATTTAGCTCCCCTATTTTACGGATTGGTATTATGatcatgtaaataataaaattcgaaATAAACTAGTGTATTTTGTTCTAAGTAGTTTGGCGGTAAATTGgtataaaaatgatactttTGAGTGCAACTGATATACGCCCGCGTAGATTCAATCTAATGTTTTAATCGCATCGTCTACCTATTGTCAACATCAACGTTGACtaatctaaaatttttttttatttaaaatgggaagatacattataattactgttttatattacaGAAACGAGAAATATTATACCTGCTGCGAAGAACCCTACTTAGACATAACATTCAATATTACGATGCGTAGGAAAACGCTATTTTATACAGTGAATTTGATCATACCTTGTATGGGGATATCGTTTCTCAcaatacttgtattttatctTCCATCAGATAGTAATGAAAAAGTAAGCGACTATCGGAAATACATATGTTACAATATGTaacatatataacatacatactAAACGGAAATTAAACAGTATaatcacaaaatgtaattttattttaggttagTTTAAGTATTTCAATTCTTCTTTCACTGACCGTGTTCTTTCTACTGCTAGCCGAAATCATTCCACCCACTTCACTAGTCGTGCCACTTTTGGGAAAATTTGTGCTATTTACAATGATACTTGACACGCTTAGGTGAGCTTATTATCGATACTGCACATTATAGTACGTAAACTACGTAACGTCTCTCAATTGTTGTCATTGATTTTTCAGTATATGTGTGACAGTCGTTGTGTTGAATATACATTTCCGATCTCCTACCACACATGTAATGTCACCTTGGGTCCGCCGAGTATTCATTCACATTCTACCGAGAATGTTAATTATGAGAAGACCTCACTACCAAATGGAAAGAAAGAGGTAAtcgtgtatttataaaatatctgccGCCGTGgtctcaataataataacaaatgttaATGCGTTAGTCTGATGGGAACTTGTCACCGTATTATGGTGAGAACGTGTAACGGACTTGAGCTTAGAGATCAAGATTCAGCTGATCAGTTGCTGCACAGCAACGATGTATTTCCCGCCAGGTATAGTTtagttaaaaaagttatatagtgtttaattGCATTCTTTATTAACTTACCCTTATGTATGTATCATTAGGGACTTGGAAAGTGGTGTAATTGGATGTTGCGAGATTCACGGTCCAATAATAGCATTACCTAGTCCTTCCGAACTAAATCAAAATGGCCCAGTTCCTAAGGGTAGAAAACATTGGCACGATTGTCCAGAACTTCATAAAGCCGTTGAAGGCGCAGCGTTCATAGCAGATTACATAAAGAAAGAAGAAGAAGAGAAAAaggtaaatatatgtaattatattgtttaaataacatcAAATAAGCTTAATCGTCTGGAgttttaaaatgcaaatttttaaaaattacttttttatttcagattaAAGAAGATTGGAAATATGTGGCGATGGTATTGGATAGGTTGTTTCTATGGATATTTACACTGGCCGTGACAATGGGCTCTGCAGGGATAATTCTACAAGCACCTACTCTATATGACAATCGGTTGCCAATCAATGTCCGGTTGTCGGAAATACTTGCCCATACACCAACagtgaaacaaaattataataacattatgtaaaGACGATAATTGCTCAATATTGTCAACATTAGACAAACCAGTGACATGCATCACTGGTCCGGAAGAGCGAACGATAGAGTCCTACTACTACAACCACCATAACtgagttataaaatactta contains the following coding sequences:
- the LOC113550584 gene encoding acetylcholine receptor subunit alpha-like, coding for MKTLAGAIILCIMLVIISGCSMNPDAKRLYDDLLSNYNKLVRPVLNNTDPLPVRIKLKLSQLIDINLKNQIMTTNLWVEQYWYDYKLTWNPDEYGGVEGLHVPSEHVWRPDIVLYNNADGNFEVTLATKAMLHYSGRVEWKPPAIYKSSCEIDVEFFPFDEQTCVMKFGSWTYDGFQVDLRHANEVSGSRVVDVGVDLSEFYASVEWDILEVPAIRNEKYYTCCEEPYLDITFNITMRRKTLFYTVNLIIPCMGISFLTILVFYLPSDSNEKVSLSISILLSLTVFFLLLAEIIPPTSLVVPLLGKFVLFTMILDTLSICVTVVVLNIHFRSPTTHVMSPWVRRVFIHILPRMLIMRRPHYQMERKSLMGTCHRIMVRTCNGLELRDQDSADQLLHSNDVFPARDLESGVIGCCEIHGPIIALPSPSELNQNGPVPKGRKHWHDCPELHKAVEGAAFIADYIKKEEEEKKIKEDWKYVAMVLDRLFLWIFTLAVTMGSAGIILQAPTLYDNRLPINVRLSEILAHTPTVKQNYNNIM